In Sesamum indicum cultivar Zhongzhi No. 13 linkage group LG8, S_indicum_v1.0, whole genome shotgun sequence, the sequence CATAGTATTTGGGCACATCTTCATCTTTCTTTGAATGGAATGGTGGGCATCCTTCAATCATCTAAGTTTAGCAAATAAGAAggatcaataaaataaaggcCGCTTGTTGAAAATGAAGTTAGTTAAAAGAAGCATATCTCAAACATAGCATGGCAGTAACCATATCATGTCTCATGCCAAAAATGTTTTGTAAGGATGAACCAGAACCACTACAATGCACATATTTCGAATACAATGGTTCCACAATTTTCAACTCAAAATTACCAAGATTAAGATCATATCATTTGGTAAAAGATACTTTACATGAATGAACTAGAACCCCAGATTCCAGAATGGAAAGAATTGCGGCTATCTAAGAATATGGACATGAGTAAGGTAAGACCAGAGCAACCCAACCCCACCCAAGAAAGAAacatggaaaagaaaattgcatttacgTATTGCTTATCAGCATTGGGAAACAGGGTTTAATCTAGAGCAGCCATTGGAATCGCTGTCCAAATCTCCTCTCAAGAGCCCAAAATTATCAAAGTGCattatatgagaaagaaaatccATAAGGAATCATGTTTGTATGATCTCCAAATGTAACATACCACCCTAACAGGACATACAAAGGCAAATTTACAAAGAGCCAGAAACataagaagaaacaaataaattatcagtgcatgtttatattttagataaaggGCCTAATACAAAGTCCggattttcttttaaactcTTGGAAAAATGACCAAAGTAAAGAAATAACTAATTTTCTGTTCACAAACCATAAGGTGTTTCTCAGAGCTCATAAACATAATCTTCTATGCTTTCAAGTCTTTTACTCTTATAGGCTTTCTCGAGAAACAAAATCTATATGAAGAATATccttttcagaaaataaacaaaaataatattcttcatCAAAATCTGAGGCATTATATCAATTACCTCTTGCAAAATTAATGCAAAAGAGAAAACATCTACTTTTGTCCCGTACTCTTCATTTCTGAAAACCTCAGGAGCCATATAACGACCTGTCAATGCACAGACAATTATTCCAACAACCAGTTGTTTAATACATAGAGACAATCAACTAAACATTAACCCACTGGTGCCAAATCTTTTCAAACAGGCAATAATAAGCCAAATCTTTTCAAACAGGCAATAATAAGCCAAATCTTTTTATTGTCAAAATCAAATGTATAAGACGAACCCCTGGTAGGTGGTGGACCCAGGTATGAAGGAAAACGGATCCTCCACTCAAGTCATAATTTTGGGTGATATGACCATAAATCATAGTGAAAGTAAGAGCTAAAAACTCACAAGAAGTCTCCTCATAAGTAAGGGGCCTGTCTTCTTTAACTCTGCTGGTAACTTTAAGAAGCTTGCTTACTCCAAAGTCAGCAACTTTCAGGTGTCCAGAGTCATCCCGCAAGATATTCCTGTTATCTTACTCAAATATAAGAACATACactttaagaaattaaaaaagaaatgtaacTAAAATTCTGCCAGTTGTGTAGCACACAGTACACATGAGAGAAGTTGGACGGCTACAAACTTACGAAGGCTCAAGATCACGGTGAATAATTGCTTCAGGTTTATGTTCATGTAGATAGTTCATTCCCCTGCAAGACCAAATAAATTACGAGACAAATATTATCTTGTACAGTGGACAAAACAGTCAATATAAGCCGATATTCAACTGGCAAGAATGTCAAACTACTACCTCTACTCTACATAATAGACAGTCCAATCATCTATTCTCTCAAGTGTTTCAATGAAACAGCATAATTAACTTTTACTACCCACATGCTAATTGTTAATAGAAACAAGAGCAATTACGTCATCATAACACAACAAACCTGGCAATATCCATTGCAAATCTGAGAGCTGTTGCAGGTTTAAGtgctcctttttttttcaaaaattcacgAAGGTCTCCCTGCAGGTTCatgatatatattagataCAGGCAAGAAACTGATCAAGAAGGATTTGACCCACGGTCAACTCTGACGCTTGGACACAACAAGAGACTCAATGTTGCACACCTTCAGACACTACAAATGACTCAAAAGTGAAAACATGTCCGAAATAAGCCAAATACATAAAGCAACACAAACAAATGCCCTGCACATCCAGTATCCTTAACATGTGTCTGAAACCAACATGCGACGAGTTAAATAACATCAATGAGACTACATGTGTTGAAAAACATTACAGATTACATATGGATCATATGTGATCTATTCTTCATTTTAGATTTTCTTATCACATTTTGTTAAGCAGGTTAATAGTTGTTTACATCTACTCCTATTTCATACCCAAACTTATCCCTCCTATTTCCTTTTAGGACATTTCAGAAAAGACTCTATTTCTTAACATGGATTTTTTTGTCAACAATAATGCAGTAATAATTCGACATTGCTAACTCTCAACCATTACCTTTGCAAGCTAGCCATAAAGATGCACAAAGTTATCACTTCTTAAAATCTTACGTAAACCTCCATGGTTATCAAATGGGCGCTTTAATTTTGGTACACAGGGAGTATTAAGTTATTGTAACAGAGTCAGTGACTCAGTATGAGTTTCTTTACTTTCAACAATAGTTATTCATAAATAGCAAAACTTTAAAGTTCAAACATTTGATACTATTGGCCTTTTTGACCGTTGCCCACAGTTGTTAATAACACATGGTGCGCCATGGGGTCCCCTGGAGCCATGGCACATGGCGGTGCGGCACTCACATTTTTAAAGTACCGCGCACATGTAcagaaatatattataatgcacaaataagtaaatataaacactaaaaattattgtaatcaTCATaccataaaagaaatttgcaaaataGTAAGTGttaggaaaaacaaaagagttcAAAGCATGCAATATGATTAAACAAATCCtatataatcattataaaacaaatacaattatataatatccATCAATCAAAATCCAAATCTTCCCcaatctcatcatcatcattagtTTTATATGATGTAGtttttctctccttttttcTTCTGCATTTTCGGCATTTTCTTCTATAGCAAAGAGTAAAGCCCTAATTGCTAATTTCAGTCGTTTTCTCCAGCAAATTTTAattgctcttttttttctccaaaattagCTGAAATAAAGGCTGGCTAAAAAGCACAACCTTTATTTACAATGGGAAAGCCCagtgtttgaaaaaaactAGCGTTCGCCTAGTTATTTTTAAGCCCCAGCCCGAAAGGGATGGGGCTTCATAGAGGAGCGCTCTGCGCCATGGACAATGGCGCAGAATGGGGCGCCATGGTGTCATAAGCAAGCTCAGAACTTCTTTTGTAAAATGGCGCTGAGCCTGCGCATTGTGCGCCTTGAGCCATGACGCGCCATTAATAACTATGCCATTTGCCTTAATTAGTTGTGCATCCCTCATACCACGATGCCAACAGTAAAAGTAGCGAAGCCTAAAGGTTTGAGCAGCTGAATTTGTGGACACCACGCTAGCCGCCAAACaaagaggtaaaatcaaaatgcTACATATTACTAAATCTTGAGCAGATGTCTTTGTCGTATTCTTTTcaacaatttcaagttttatgcAATTGTTTCACATGTATTAGCAGAATTCAGAAGATTCAATTACAGATAGGAAAAAGATGGCTACAGAAGTCAGTCAGTCTGGGGGGAGTTGGATCCAAGCCTAAGAACAGACAAGATCTGAAGTCCGCTTCAAGAAGATTAAAGAAGTATTATCCATTCTTGAGTAACATACAAGAAATTGAAGACTTTAAGCGAGTTACAAGCACCACAAGTGccagaaacaagaaaagtcATTTGAGGAAAAATTTGTCCTTAAGCACTTTTAAGCTAAGGTTACTTCAGGAACAGTACATTCCAATTTCAAACAGTacaatattcaaaattcagcCAAGAGAAAAGGGATCTAGCCAGCAAAAAATTCctacagaaaaaataatttccacaGGGACAAAATAATATAGAGAGAGTGGAGAAATATAGGTAGAGTAAAGATAATGAGATCAATAAGCAGAACAGCATCGTGTTCAATACCTTTGGTAAATATTCTGTCACAATCATCATAGGACTGCTTTGCGTTACAGCACCAAGAAATTGAACGACATTTGGATGTCTTATTTTCTGAAGTAACGCAAGCTCAGCTCTAAATGCCTCCCTGAAAAAATCAACTACATTAAATAACACCTAGTTGTAAAAACTATGTAATATGTCATCTATTAAAAGAACTCACACTTTGTCCTCATCAGAAAATCCTTCCCAAAATGTTTTCACAGCAACCTGTGTTCCACGCCATGAAGCTATTCTATAGGTTCCCTAGAATAATATTGTCAAGATCAGGCAAAAGTGATTACTTGGATAACCATATATAGATGGTAACAAGAACGAAAGAGTCGACAAGTCTCTATTCATTGTTACATGAACCACTTATAATCCAGTTATCTATGCAGCAAATAGTCATACTTATGAAGCCATATTCAGTGCCTTGCAGTATGTGAGAATTACACTCTTCAGACTGTCTTTTCACatcatacaagaaaaaatctcACATTGTAATCATCCCTCCCTCCTACTCCATCCCCTGTCTAACTCTAGCACATTGTTAACAAGATACAACCTCATTTCACTCATCAATCAACAATGTCTAATTGTCTGTGTGTTTTgccattttccttttctcatgACAAGGCAAGTAAAATTGTCCTGTGCTAAATATGAATGCATCTGGAAGCAAAAGGAAATACAGACATGAGTCGAGCACCAGATTTTGATAACTCAACTTTAGTTCTTATTGTCTTGTTATTGcaataagataaaatactaGATAAGATAAAAGTCACACTTACATATGCAATGGACACATCTTCTAGAACTAAACTCAATGCACAAAAGAAGATGGAACGGACAAAAATGATTAGTGGttactatattaaaatattttaatacacaAAAGTACCTTGGTTATTTCAACGCTGTTGGTAAAATCAAGTTCCATGGGATCAATCTCATACTCAGGTACCTCACGAGCATTTTGGACATGCATGGGAGCCATCTGATGTAGAAACACCATGTAACATTAAACCCCAAgtggaaaaagagaaatacaaGAAACCAAAAATTGATACCAATCctgaaattttttgtacatGAGAAAACTGAGTGCCACACATAACAAACAAGTGGCTTACCAAATGCTTGGCACCATGTTTCTCCAATAGTTTGATCAcatcatgatttttataatgtatGGCATCTGCAAGAGGCTGTTTAAGAAAGAGCAGGTCGTgcagcaaaaagaaaattagataGATTAGTGGCAGTTCGGGATCCAGCACCTAGCTATGCACCTAACACACACAAAATTCACACATTCAGTTGACATTGATTCAGAGCGTGAAAGTACTCATCAATAGATTCAAACATAGCATATACCAGAGCATTAGATGTCAATTTCATAAACAACCAACAAACAGCAGTAACATTTAAATGCACATTCAGAAATACATAATGAAGGGTGAAAATGCATGAGGCTCAAGATTTAGGTAATACCGTGCTTCCCCACCGATCTTCTGGGTCCACCTGCGCCCCATTTTCAAGCAATAGCTGGGCAACGTCATCGAGGCCCTGGCAGGCGGCAACATGAAGTGCAGTCCGGTGATCGATATCCCGGAAGTTAACATCAGCACCAGAGTCTAAAAGCTCCTTGATTCCATCCAAGTCACCCTCATTCGCCAAATACATTAGCTTCAATCCTGGATCTATGTCACTCACGTCGCCATCTTCGTGTTCACCTTCCAGATCATCAAGATCCTCATAGTCCCTATCCGGCGCTAAAGACGATTGCTTCAACAGAGTTAATTTCACAGCAGTCTCGGACtccattgaaaaatataaccaaGACTTGTAACAAGAATCAAGAATCGGTTtcttgcaaaaaaaatattcaccaattcttgaagaatATATAATCAAGAATCAGTGTTTGCAAGAAATCACGAATTCTTGAAACAACTTTTTCCAAATCAAGAGTTCCTCCCTGCGAGAAAAATCCCGTATTCTTGAGAAATTGTTTCtttctcaagaaaaataatgtgtCTATAAGGAGGATTACAAATCGTGAAAGTGGAATCAGAGTCCGCTGCACTAAGAAACAATGAAAAGCTTAACCGTCCAAGAAAAGATCAAAA encodes:
- the LOC105167334 gene encoding serine/threonine-protein kinase STY8, whose product is MESETAVKLTLLKQSSLAPDRDYEDLDDLEGEHEDGDVSDIDPGLKLMYLANEGDLDGIKELLDSGADVNFRDIDHRTALHVAACQGLDDVAQLLLENGAQVDPEDRWGSTPLADAIHYKNHDVIKLLEKHGAKHLMAPMHVQNAREVPEYEIDPMELDFTNSVEITKGTYRIASWRGTQVAVKTFWEGFSDEDKVEAFRAELALLQKIRHPNVVQFLGAVTQSSPMMIVTEYLPKGDLREFLKKKGALKPATALRFAMDIARGMNYLHEHKPEAIIHRDLEPSNILRDDSGHLKVADFGVSKLLKVTSRVKEDRPLTYEETSCRYMAPEVFRNEEYGTKVDVFSFALILQEMIEGCPPFHSKKDEDVPKYYAAKERPPFRASMKLYAHGLKELIQVCWSDNPANRPTFKQIIPRLDAIYNSFGRRRRWKVMRPLKCFQNLDWKKDGSSLGRDSSRSEGSI